A stretch of Orientia tsutsugamushi DNA encodes these proteins:
- a CDS encoding RMD1 family protein, with the protein MRCSSYCKSSNYSIQALVQSLVSAGLEPKYFDDVVHVQTQFTNNLVDVFYFAFGAVVIWGTNKNYEHSILNWLNNVDTEIDQKFIIDVDSVVQYKELSQDFVSDLIYYRYDYQAQKTYIDEEENEIILHDQSVLIKLSISHALAQSVKLKILESSVIKLLEKTSPLQKELATNGRVSLSKKELSKQIGILFNERYSINLHSDILDTPQFFWRRPRYEPLYLMTVEFQDIQLRQNIMNHRLDMIHELYTILSNELNYLHSTRLEMIIVGLIAIEVVLALLHNDFISRIFS; encoded by the coding sequence ATGAGATGTTCTTCTTATTGCAAGTCATCTAATTATAGTATTCAAGCTCTTGTACAGAGCTTGGTAAGTGCTGGATTAGAGCCTAAGTATTTTGATGATGTAGTACATGTTCAGACACAATTCACTAATAATTTAGTTGATGTATTCTATTTCGCATTCGGAGCTGTAGTAATTTGGGGAACAAATAAAAACTATGAACACAGTATATTGAACTGGTTAAACAATGTTGATACAGAAATTGATCAAAAATTTATTATAGATGTAGATTCTGTGGTTCAATATAAAGAACTTAGTCAAGATTTTGTATCAGATTTAATATATTACCGCTATGATTACCAAGCTCAAAAAACTTATATCGATGAAGAAGAAAATGAAATTATACTACATGATCAATCAGTACTAATCAAACTATCTATTTCACATGCTTTAGCACAATCTGTGAAATTGAAGATATTAGAGTCATCAGTTATAAAACTGTTAGAAAAAACATCACCTTTACAAAAAGAACTAGCTACTAATGGGCGTGTATCTTTGTCAAAAAAAGAATTATCAAAACAAATAGGTATTTTATTTAATGAGCGTTATTCAATAAATTTACACAGCGATATATTGGATACTCCACAATTTTTTTGGCGCAGACCTAGATATGAACCACTATACCTTATGACAGTAGAGTTTCAAGATATTCAATTAAGACAAAACATTATGAATCATCGCTTAGATATGATTCATGAATTATATACTATTCTATCAAACGAATTAAACTACTTACATTCAACTAGGTTAGAAATGATTATTGTAGGCTTAATTGCTATAGAGGTAGTATTAGCACTTTTACATAATGATTTTATTTCTAGAATATTTTCTTAA
- a CDS encoding conjugal transfer protein TraB encodes MVDKSSKVVRMAALNGVFSSIAKFLQAKAIKPDITTAPTLNIMTQGQVNQS; translated from the coding sequence GTGGTAGATAAATCGTCTAAAGTAGTAAGAATGGCTGCATTAAATGGAGTATTTAGCAGTATAGCTAAGTTTCTACAAGCTAAGGCTATAAAACCTGATATAACAACAGCTCCAACGTTAAATATAATGACTCAAGGTCAGGTCAATCAGAGTTAA
- a CDS encoding COX15/CtaA family protein has translation MDKPHTQIMSIWLIVSTLLLLLMIVVGGITRLTNAGLSIVEWNPVSGIIPPISSEDWNNEFNKYTASPEFNLINNQITISEFKYIFFIEYIHRLLGRITGIIIIIPFLIFYYLKSLTKLQCYRLLLITCLVIIQGFMGWYMVKSGLKDTPYINHCRLAGHLLLAVVIYHQLIAELLIIIQPFKCYMLATSKANNCNSTSINVINLKTKLIVLNKIIIFLLYTQIMFGALVAGLDAGLIYNEFPNMGDSLIPIEILNQSIDFTMFDNQVLMQFIHRWFGILISGLIICYAIWLIILNKHALRGMGMVAACLVLVQVTTGIITLVYHVPILAALTHQIGAILILTTFLFIQNIVTNFELLH, from the coding sequence ATGGATAAGCCACATACTCAAATAATGTCAATCTGGTTAATAGTATCAACATTGCTATTATTACTTATGATTGTAGTAGGAGGAATAACTAGATTGACTAATGCTGGTTTATCTATTGTAGAATGGAATCCGGTATCAGGAATTATACCTCCTATATCTTCAGAAGATTGGAACAATGAGTTTAATAAATATACAGCTTCACCAGAATTTAATTTAATTAATAATCAGATAACTATTTCTGAGTTTAAATATATCTTTTTTATCGAATATATTCATCGATTATTGGGAAGAATAACTGGAATAATAATCATTATACCATTTTTAATCTTTTATTATTTAAAATCTTTAACTAAATTGCAATGTTACAGGTTACTTCTGATTACTTGTTTAGTGATAATACAAGGTTTTATGGGATGGTATATGGTAAAGAGTGGGTTAAAAGATACGCCGTATATTAATCACTGCCGACTAGCAGGGCATTTGTTATTAGCAGTTGTTATTTATCATCAATTAATAGCTGAGTTATTAATTATTATACAACCATTTAAATGCTATATGTTAGCAACCAGCAAAGCTAATAACTGTAATAGTACAAGTATTAATGTTATTAACTTAAAAACAAAATTAATAGTCCTTAACAAGATAATTATTTTTTTACTTTATACTCAGATTATGTTTGGAGCTTTAGTTGCTGGACTTGATGCAGGATTAATATACAATGAGTTTCCTAATATGGGTGATAGTTTAATTCCAATTGAAATATTAAATCAGTCTATAGATTTTACTATGTTTGATAATCAAGTGTTGATGCAATTTATACATAGGTGGTTTGGCATACTAATTAGCGGCTTAATAATATGTTATGCTATTTGGCTAATTATTCTTAATAAACACGCTCTAAGAGGAATGGGGATGGTAGCAGCATGTTTAGTTTTAGTTCAGGTTACTACTGGCATTATAACTTTGGTTTATCATGTCCCAATATTAGCTGCTTTAACACATCAAATAGGTGCTATTTTGATATTAACAACTTTCCTTTTTATTCAAAATATAGTAACTAATTTTGAGCTATTACACTAG
- a CDS encoding IS5 family transposase (programmed frameshift), with translation MKLDQIKELKDEKFRRLTGVRKRTFSKMVDILRKADGLKKSKGGRKNKLNLEEQLLMVLEYLREYRTYFHIGQNYGISESSAYKAVKWVEDTLVKHANFALPGRKAIMKSDMNYEVVLIDATETPIERPKKKQKFYYSGKKKRHTLKTQIVVDKKTRQVICTDFSNGKKHDFRLFKKSKILIHPKVKVITDTGYQGIQKIHNNSELPKKKSKKNPLTKNDKKNNHRLAGARVVNENVIGMLKRFKIIADKYRNRRKRFSLRFNLISGIYNFELL, from the exons ATGAAATTAGATCAGATTAAAGAGTTAAAGGATGAAAAATTTCGTCGATTAACAGGAGTAAGGAAGAGGACATTTTCAAAGATGGTGGATATTTTGAGGAAAGCTGATGGTCTTAAGAAATCAAAAGGTGGACGTAAAAATAAGCTCAATTTGGAGGAACAGTTGCTGATGGTGTTAGAATACCTTAGAGAATACCGTACTTATTTCCATATAGGTCAGAACTATGGAATTAGTGAAAGTTCAGCATATAAAGCTGTAAAATGGGTAGAAGACACCCTAGTTAAACACGCAAACTTTGCTCTTCCAGGTCGTAAAGCTATAATGAAGAGTGATATGAATTATGAAGTAGTCTTGATTGATGCTACTGAGACTCCTATAGAAAGACCTA AAAAAAAACAAAAATTCTATTATTCAGGAAAGAAGAAAAGGCATACACTAAAAACTCAAATAGTGGTAGATAAGAAAACGCGCCAAGTAATATGTACAGATTTTTCTAACGGTAAAAAACATGACTTTAGATTATTTAAGAAATCCAAAATTCTTATCCATCCTAAGGTAAAAGTGATTACTGATACAGGATATCAAGGCATACAAAAAATTCACAATAATTCTGAATTACCAAAGAAAAAAAGCAAGAAAAATCCTTTAACTAAAAATGATAAAAAGAATAATCATAGGTTAGCAGGAGCAAGAGTTGTGAATGAAAACGTTATTGGTATGCTAAAACGCTTCAAAATTATTGCTGACAAATATCGAAATAGACGTAAAAGATTCTCTCTTAGATTTAATTTGATCTCTGGCATTTATAATTTTGAACTACTTTAA
- a CDS encoding AEC family transporter yields MNNIFVSILPIFIITMLGIIIKRTWISSEEFWRGLEKLSYFLLFPLVLFNHTSAIETSSHDLLRLILLLMLSIGIVSIMLIIYRRRTQGCKMVFTSLFQGSIRFNNYIFLALSNGLFGSKKMAIVAIVSVYMVIYTNVLSVLIFSIYTNNPGNNIKPNFSSAIKNFVANPLIIASLIGLTFNYFNIVLNVGIKNTIDILSNSALAIGVMSVGARLQFNLNTKHIHQVFIALLTKLIILPLITIILFFIAGITGDLRVVGILFSCLPPASTSYLLSQQLHGDPDSMATIITFTTIFSLLSLSIIMYIFA; encoded by the coding sequence ATGAATAATATATTTGTAAGCATACTGCCTATATTCATTATCACAATGCTTGGCATTATTATTAAGAGAACTTGGATTAGCTCAGAAGAGTTTTGGCGTGGATTAGAAAAATTATCTTATTTTTTATTGTTTCCACTAGTATTATTCAATCATACATCTGCAATAGAAACTAGTTCACATGATTTGCTTAGATTAATTCTTCTATTAATGTTATCTATTGGTATAGTCTCTATTATGTTGATAATATACAGAAGAAGAACTCAAGGATGCAAGATGGTTTTTACATCTCTATTTCAGGGATCAATTAGGTTTAATAATTATATCTTTCTTGCATTAAGCAATGGTCTTTTTGGAAGCAAGAAAATGGCTATTGTAGCAATTGTTTCAGTTTATATGGTTATCTACACCAATGTGCTTTCAGTATTAATTTTTAGCATCTATACCAATAATCCTGGCAATAACATTAAACCAAATTTTTCCAGTGCAATAAAAAATTTTGTAGCTAATCCACTAATTATTGCAAGTTTAATAGGATTAACTTTTAATTATTTTAATATAGTACTCAATGTTGGTATTAAAAACACTATTGATATATTATCAAACTCCGCGCTTGCAATTGGAGTAATGAGTGTTGGAGCTAGGTTGCAATTTAATCTTAATACTAAACACATACATCAAGTTTTTATAGCACTTCTTACAAAGTTGATTATTTTACCTTTAATTACCATAATACTCTTTTTTATTGCTGGTATTACAGGTGATTTAAGAGTAGTTGGAATACTATTTAGTTGTTTACCACCAGCTAGTACATCATACTTGCTTTCTCAACAACTACATGGAGACCCGGATTCAATGGCAACAATCATTACTTTTACTACAATATTTTCCTTATTGTCTTTATCAATTATTATGTATATCTTTGCTTAA
- a CDS encoding citrate/2-methylcitrate synthase, translated as MTDKNYAELKVEDQIILLPIKKSTMGMNVIDITKLYTESNYCTYDPGFISTASCKASITYIDDNQGILMHRRYDIRDLATSCSFLEVCYLLLNGSLPTQKQNENFAKEVSDHTILTKQLCNLLITLI; from the coding sequence ATGACAGATAAAAATTATGCTGAACTTAAGGTTGAAGATCAAATAATTTTACTTCCCATTAAAAAATCTACTATGGGTATGAATGTAATAGATATCACCAAATTATATACTGAGAGTAATTATTGTACTTATGATCCTGGTTTTATATCAACTGCTTCATGCAAAGCATCAATAACTTATATAGATGATAACCAAGGTATATTAATGCATCGTAGATATGATATTAGAGACTTAGCTACTAGTTGCAGTTTTTTAGAGGTATGTTATTTATTACTAAATGGTTCATTGCCTACTCAAAAACAAAACGAAAATTTTGCTAAAGAGGTGAGTGATCATACTATACTAACTAAACAACTTTGTAATTTGTTAATAACGCTAATTTAG
- a CDS encoding replicative DNA helicase — protein MEKDLAKIAPNNIQAEQMILGAILINNRALYNINEFLLPEHFYEPLHGKIYKSINLIISKGISATVISLKNMLGNELTFDEIGGVDYLAKLTTLALSIVNVNEYGKIVYDLALRCYLIEIGEKIVTNAYSSTLADLAISQIETAESQLYDLGSRGTLSKGFTKLQTSIEESWTSISSAIKNKNSINGISSGLLDLDSKLGGFKNSDLIILAGRPSMGKTALGVNLAINACKYFLTKKNTKDNVVPSVGFFSLEMSSQQISTRILSIESEINSSALFNGKIGEQDVDKLKTVQDEIQKWNFFIDDAPAISISAIRSRARRLKRTHNLAILFIDYLQLIKIDSRGSQYNRVQEISEITQSLKALAKELNISIIALSQLSRAVEQRSDKKPILSDLRESGSIEQDADIVMLIYRDEYYLSRSEPDRGTPEYTEWVTKQNKCYNTAEIIVAKHRNGPVGTVKLYYNSRYSKFGNIVKNSQQC, from the coding sequence ATGGAAAAAGATCTTGCAAAGATTGCTCCAAATAATATTCAAGCAGAGCAAATGATACTTGGAGCAATTCTGATTAACAATCGTGCGCTATATAACATTAACGAATTTTTACTGCCAGAACATTTTTATGAACCATTACATGGCAAAATATACAAGTCAATTAATCTCATTATTAGTAAAGGAATTAGCGCTACTGTAATTTCGCTCAAAAATATGCTAGGCAATGAACTCACATTTGATGAAATAGGTGGAGTAGATTATCTAGCTAAACTTACAACGTTAGCATTAAGTATAGTTAATGTTAATGAGTACGGCAAAATAGTATATGATCTTGCGCTGAGGTGTTATTTAATTGAAATTGGAGAAAAAATAGTAACAAATGCGTATTCTTCTACTTTAGCAGATTTAGCTATAAGTCAGATCGAAACTGCTGAATCTCAATTATATGATCTAGGTTCAAGGGGAACTTTAAGTAAAGGATTTACAAAATTACAAACTTCAATTGAAGAATCATGGACATCAATTTCATCTGCTATTAAAAATAAAAACTCTATTAACGGTATTAGTAGTGGACTACTTGACCTTGATTCAAAGCTTGGAGGATTTAAAAATTCTGACCTAATAATATTAGCTGGCAGACCATCAATGGGTAAAACTGCTTTAGGAGTTAACTTAGCAATAAATGCTTGTAAATATTTTCTTACTAAAAAAAATACTAAAGATAATGTAGTGCCATCAGTTGGATTCTTTTCTTTAGAAATGTCATCTCAGCAAATCTCTACTCGAATTCTTTCTATAGAATCAGAAATTAATAGCTCTGCATTATTTAACGGTAAAATAGGTGAACAAGATGTTGATAAGTTAAAGACTGTACAAGACGAAATACAAAAGTGGAATTTTTTTATAGATGATGCTCCAGCAATCTCGATATCTGCAATTAGATCTCGAGCTCGTAGACTTAAACGTACTCATAATTTAGCAATATTATTTATTGATTATTTACAGCTAATAAAAATTGATTCCAGAGGAAGTCAGTATAATCGAGTACAGGAGATTTCTGAAATTACTCAGAGCTTAAAAGCTCTTGCTAAAGAGCTCAATATTTCAATCATTGCGTTATCTCAATTGTCTAGAGCTGTAGAACAAAGGTCAGATAAAAAGCCTATTCTTTCAGATCTAAGAGAATCAGGCTCAATTGAACAGGACGCCGATATTGTAATGCTTATATATCGTGACGAATATTACTTGTCTAGATCAGAACCAGATCGAGGTACTCCAGAATACACAGAATGGGTTACAAAACAAAATAAATGTTATAACACTGCTGAAATAATTGTTGCTAAACACCGTAATGGGCCAGTTGGTACAGTGAAGTTGTACTATAATAGTAGGTATTCTAAATTTGGCAATATTGTTAAAAACTCTCAGCAATGTTAA
- a CDS encoding HD domain-containing protein, whose product MIDFYSESLINKLFETNIRFNTKIDLDRVEKAILYAKKYHCQQKRDTELYYTHPLKVAHMVSDHSFETDTIITAILHDTLEDTKVTKERIRYEFGANIAEHVSDLTRVRNNKKISAMEMIQILRSQNKTELLLIKLFDRFHNITTIFIKPPHKRQEIIFETQQEFIALAEYLKLPEIGERLSEYCKLHAS is encoded by the coding sequence ATGATAGATTTTTATAGTGAGAGCTTAATAAATAAGCTGTTTGAAACCAACATAAGATTTAACACCAAAATTGATCTTGATAGAGTTGAAAAAGCAATACTTTACGCTAAAAAATATCATTGCCAGCAAAAGAGAGATACAGAACTCTACTACACACATCCATTGAAAGTAGCTCACATGGTATCAGACCACAGCTTTGAAACAGATACAATTATTACTGCAATACTACATGATACACTTGAAGACACAAAAGTAACTAAAGAAAGAATAAGGTACGAATTTGGTGCTAATATTGCAGAACATGTTTCAGATCTCACAAGGGTTAGGAATAATAAGAAAATCAGTGCTATGGAAATGATACAAATATTACGCAGCCAAAATAAAACAGAACTATTACTGATCAAGCTTTTTGATAGATTCCATAATATTACAACTATATTCATCAAACCTCCTCACAAAAGGCAAGAAATAATATTTGAAACTCAGCAAGAATTTATAGCTCTTGCTGAATACCTTAAACTACCAGAGATCGGAGAACGCTTAAGCGAATATTGTAAACTTCATGCTAGCTAA